One Cynocephalus volans isolate mCynVol1 chromosome 5, mCynVol1.pri, whole genome shotgun sequence DNA window includes the following coding sequences:
- the LOC134378941 gene encoding histone H4: protein MSGRGKGGKGLGKGGAKRHRKVLRDNIQGITKPAIRRLARRGGVKRISGLIYEETRGVLKVFLENVIRDAVTYTEHAKRKTVTAMDVVYALKRQGRTLYGFGG from the coding sequence ATGTCTGGACGTGGCAAAGGAGGGAAGGGCTTAGGAAAAGGAGGCGCCAAGCGTCATCGCAAAGTTCTGCGCGACAATATCCAGGGCATTACCAAGCCCGCCATCCGGCGCCTGGCCCGCCGCGGAGGCGTCAAGCGTATCTCCGGACTCATCTATGAGGAGACCCGCGGGGTCCTCAAGGTGTTCCTGGAGAACGTGATCCGTGACGCCGTCACCTACACGGAGCATGCCAAGCGCAAGACTGTCACCGCCATGGACGTGGTCTACGCGCTCAAGCGCCAGGGACGCACCCTCTACGGCTTCGGAGGCTAA
- the LOC134377932 gene encoding histone H2A type 1-D, with product MSGRGKQGGKARAKAKTRSSRAGLQFPVGRVHRLLRKGNYSERVGAGAPVYLAAVLEYLTAEILELAGNAARDNKKTRIIPRHLQLAIRNDEELNKLLGKVTIAQGGVLPNIQAVLLPKKTESHHKAKGK from the coding sequence ATGTCGGGTCGGGGAAAACAAGGTGGCAAGGCTCGTGCCAAGGCCAAGACCCGCTCTTCTCGGGCCGGGCTGCAGTTTCCAGTTGGCCGTGTCCACCGCCTGCTCCGCAAGGGCAACTACTCCGAGCGGGTCGGAGCCGGAGCGCCGGTGTACCTGGCGGCGGTGCTGGAGTATCTGACCGCCGAgatcctggagctggcgggcaacgCGGCCCGCGACAACAAGAAGACGCGCATCATCCCGCGCCACCTGCAGCTGGCCATCCGCAACGACGAGGAGCTCAACAAACTGCTGGGTAAAGTCACCATCGCTCAGGGCGGCGTTCTGCCCAACATCCAGGCCGTGCTGCTGCCCAAGAAGACCGAGAGTCACCACAAGGCCAAGGGAAAGTGA